In Vibrio sp. NTOU-M3, the following proteins share a genomic window:
- a CDS encoding PhnA domain-containing protein, producing MSSESTMLERCQSKCELCAADAPLTAYAVPPHSHVTVDYGIMVCDKCLGEIDEPKDINHWRCLNDSMWSQVPAVQVTAWRQLTRLNTESWAQDALDMMYMEEEQMNWAMQGMSADDKPFDCNGVELKKGDDVTVIKDLPVKGTNQVIKQGTVIRGISIGDDPKLVSGKANGGQSMYVIAEYCRKK from the coding sequence ATGTCTTCTGAATCTACTATGCTAGAACGCTGCCAATCGAAATGTGAATTATGCGCTGCTGATGCGCCATTAACGGCATACGCTGTTCCTCCGCACAGCCACGTGACAGTAGATTACGGCATCATGGTCTGCGACAAATGTCTGGGTGAAATCGACGAACCTAAAGACATTAACCACTGGCGTTGCCTAAACGACAGCATGTGGAGCCAAGTACCGGCAGTACAAGTTACTGCTTGGCGCCAACTTACTCGCCTAAATACTGAAAGCTGGGCACAAGATGCGCTAGACATGATGTACATGGAAGAAGAGCAAATGAACTGGGCAATGCAAGGAATGTCTGCTGACGACAAACCATTCGATTGCAACGGCGTTGAACTTAAAAAAGGTGACGACGTAACGGTAATCAAAGACCTACCAGTGAAAGGCACTAACCAAGTGATCAAGCAAGGTACAGTTATCCGTGGCATCAGCATCGGTGACGACCCTAAACTTGTTTCTGGTAAAGCGAACGGCGGCCAATCTATGTACGTTATCGCAGAATACTGCCGTAAGAAGTAA
- a CDS encoding TerC/Alx family metal homeostasis membrane protein produces MTPMTYLAFGLLTLSLVVLDIWQTRGGKITVKKAALWSVFWFVLAFLFAASIYFFWDVYAPDSVYTPEKATISFLTGYLLEKSLSVDNLFVFAIIFHQYLVPEHLRPRALLWGVIGALVLRGIMIGVGAQLLAQYHWLLYLFALFLIWTGIQLARDKGDEEINPLPEKIIRRFASVTDGYRGNALVVRENGKRMVTPMMIVIGVIAFMDVMFALDSIPAIFAVTREPFLVLAANVFALLGLRSLYFVLQGMMDKFIYLKPALSFIMVFIGVKMMLVGSKWEIPTLWSLTVLLSVMTIAVIASIMKQRKERALAIETLDR; encoded by the coding sequence ATGACCCCAATGACTTATCTGGCTTTTGGCCTGTTAACGCTATCTTTAGTTGTTCTCGATATTTGGCAAACCCGTGGCGGAAAAATTACCGTTAAAAAAGCCGCGCTATGGAGCGTATTTTGGTTTGTTTTGGCTTTTTTGTTCGCTGCCAGTATTTATTTCTTCTGGGATGTCTATGCACCAGACAGTGTTTATACGCCAGAAAAAGCGACAATCTCTTTTCTAACGGGTTATTTGCTTGAGAAATCTCTTAGTGTCGACAATCTGTTTGTTTTCGCAATTATTTTCCATCAATACCTTGTCCCTGAACATCTGCGTCCAAGAGCCTTGCTGTGGGGGGTTATAGGTGCACTTGTCCTAAGAGGCATCATGATCGGAGTCGGAGCGCAATTACTAGCTCAGTATCACTGGCTACTGTATCTATTTGCACTGTTTTTGATTTGGACAGGGATCCAACTTGCTCGTGATAAAGGTGATGAAGAAATTAATCCGTTACCAGAGAAGATCATTCGCCGTTTTGCGAGTGTGACTGATGGGTATCGAGGTAACGCATTAGTAGTAAGGGAGAATGGAAAACGCATGGTGACCCCAATGATGATTGTTATTGGTGTCATTGCATTTATGGATGTGATGTTTGCGCTAGACTCCATCCCAGCAATCTTTGCTGTAACGCGAGAGCCATTTTTAGTGCTAGCGGCAAACGTATTCGCATTGCTTGGACTACGTTCTCTTTACTTTGTATTGCAGGGGATGATGGATAAGTTTATTTATCTTAAACCAGCCTTGTCATTCATTATGGTGTTCATCGGTGTGAAAATGATGTTAGTGGGTTCAAAGTGGGAAATCCCAACGTTATGGTCACTTACTGTCTTGTTGTCTGTGATGACCATCGCTGTTATTGCATCGATTATGAAGCAGCGTAAAGAGCGTGCATTAGCTATCGAAACTTTGGATAGATAA
- a CDS encoding bifunctional UDP-sugar hydrolase/5'-nucleotidase gives MQDKNNKPVSLTLAHINDTHSYFEPTSLPLHIKNGERELTPFVSAGGFARIATRVHQLRDDATRMKRGFLFLHAGDCFQGTLYFSLFKGVANADMLNALNIDAMALGNHELDMGNEPVACFAQRIEFPLLAGNWDLSNECQEKAVKLSENTKVHSYDVEGQKANWIIKQIDGEPIAVFGLSLDKMDDIANPDADTPFVNALETAKNTVMALHSQGINKIILLSHLGYEADLELAESVSGISLIVGGHSHILQGDFSDLGMAKSDPYGVKVNQTYVVQAGYHALSVGHCEVDFAANGEVIRFSGRNELLLGRRLFIDASMNEAATDQPHQQACDYLNQHPNVVVCKKDSQVQSILVDKYIPEVRKLQKQVIANASQPLRHVRIPDEQGPSQVAPLVAESFCYQMNTLGHNVDFAIHNAGGVRTSLNAGKITVADIAGKLLPFAVPIGVYKVKGQVIAAALEGAINNATNNGVEGTGSGSYPYTHNLRFRYLKASPKGQRIANLEIYSSELGWQKVIADKVYTGASSAYTMKGKEGYEALLQLSGESYISNESMADCFIALLCSDPEKLTLETGTALLGK, from the coding sequence ATGCAAGATAAAAACAACAAGCCAGTCTCTCTAACGCTGGCACACATTAATGACACTCATTCTTACTTCGAACCCACATCGCTGCCTCTGCATATCAAAAATGGTGAACGTGAATTGACGCCTTTCGTCAGTGCAGGTGGTTTCGCTCGTATTGCAACTCGTGTGCATCAACTGCGTGATGATGCAACACGGATGAAGCGAGGCTTCCTCTTCTTACACGCTGGTGATTGCTTTCAAGGCACCTTGTACTTTTCATTGTTTAAAGGCGTCGCAAACGCAGATATGTTGAATGCGTTAAATATTGATGCAATGGCACTTGGTAACCATGAACTGGATATGGGTAATGAGCCTGTAGCGTGCTTTGCACAGAGAATCGAGTTTCCCTTGCTCGCAGGAAACTGGGATTTATCAAACGAATGCCAAGAAAAGGCCGTAAAGCTTTCAGAAAACACCAAAGTACATAGTTACGATGTTGAAGGACAAAAAGCGAATTGGATCATCAAACAAATTGATGGAGAACCAATTGCTGTGTTTGGGTTGTCGCTCGATAAGATGGACGACATCGCAAACCCAGACGCGGATACGCCATTTGTAAACGCACTAGAAACAGCAAAGAATACCGTGATGGCACTGCATAGTCAGGGCATCAATAAAATTATCTTATTGAGCCACCTCGGCTACGAAGCGGATCTGGAATTAGCAGAAAGTGTTTCCGGAATTAGCTTAATTGTGGGTGGCCATAGTCATATTTTACAAGGTGATTTTAGCGATCTTGGAATGGCTAAGTCCGATCCTTATGGCGTAAAAGTGAATCAAACGTATGTTGTCCAAGCGGGTTATCACGCATTAAGTGTTGGTCATTGTGAGGTCGATTTTGCGGCCAATGGTGAAGTGATTCGTTTTAGTGGGAGAAACGAATTGTTGCTTGGTCGCCGATTGTTTATTGATGCAAGCATGAATGAAGCCGCGACTGATCAACCTCATCAACAAGCGTGTGATTATCTAAACCAACACCCAAATGTGGTGGTTTGTAAAAAAGACTCACAAGTACAGAGTATTTTGGTGGATAAGTACATTCCAGAAGTTCGAAAATTGCAAAAGCAGGTGATTGCTAATGCTTCGCAACCATTAAGGCATGTAAGGATCCCTGATGAGCAGGGGCCAAGCCAGGTTGCCCCTTTAGTGGCGGAATCTTTTTGTTATCAGATGAACACACTTGGTCATAATGTGGACTTCGCCATTCATAACGCTGGTGGTGTTAGAACATCGCTCAATGCTGGCAAAATAACCGTAGCTGATATCGCAGGTAAGCTGTTGCCATTTGCCGTTCCTATTGGTGTATATAAGGTTAAAGGGCAGGTGATTGCCGCTGCGCTGGAAGGGGCAATTAATAATGCAACAAATAACGGTGTTGAAGGCACAGGATCAGGCTCCTATCCATATACTCATAACTTACGTTTTCGATATTTAAAAGCGTCACCGAAAGGTCAACGGATAGCCAATCTTGAAATCTATTCATCTGAGTTAGGTTGGCAGAAAGTCATAGCGGATAAAGTCTACACAGGCGCTTCTTCGGCCTACACAATGAAGGGGAAAGAAGGGTATGAAGCACTGCTGCAATTAAGTGGAGAGTCTTATATCAGCAATGAGTCGATGGCAGATTGCTTTATTGCCTTGCTGTGCTCAGATCCAGAAAAACTGACGTTAGAAACGGGTACCGCATTGCTCGGTAAATAA
- a CDS encoding DUF2813 domain-containing protein produces the protein MQLERIEISGFRGIKRMSLAFDELTTLIGENTWGKSSLLDALSVALPPEGVPYEFEMTDFHVDYSIAHPQSQHLQIVLSLISNDKNEINAGRYRRIKPIWVQDEQGKYRIFYRLSATREQYDIKTKYAFLDIEGNPLPLHHSEKLAAELMTLHPVIRLKDSRRFERPFDASNGFNTRVEKRINNTCRRLMALPGHVNKGEMKSSLNSMNTLVEHYFSFKSSSRKNPRKQRDGLFYSATTNEKSISQVVEETKNKQTRLLFMGLLNAYLQAKGPTELRRCARPLLIIEDPEGRLHPTHLARAWSLLQLLPMQKILTTNSGDLLAQVPIHSIRRLVRQSDRTVTRYLSQQSLGKDDLRRIGFHIRFHRPGALFARCWLLVEGETEVWLFNELANQCGYNLAAEGVQIIEFAQSGLRSLIKIAKAFGIDWHVVTDGDAAGKKYATAVRAQLEHDQERHRLTELPDRDIEHFLYNNGFEFFFKDMIKIPHDHPIPAKKVVTRVLKKFAKPDLALAIVSHCEDKGMECIPLLLRWTLKRCVTMANGNT, from the coding sequence ATGCAGTTAGAAAGAATTGAGATTTCCGGCTTTCGAGGTATTAAAAGAATGTCGCTCGCATTCGATGAGTTGACGACATTAATTGGGGAAAACACATGGGGTAAGTCATCTTTACTTGATGCCCTATCCGTTGCGCTGCCTCCGGAAGGCGTCCCCTACGAATTCGAAATGACCGATTTTCATGTCGACTATTCCATTGCTCATCCTCAATCACAGCACCTGCAAATCGTGCTTAGTCTGATATCTAATGATAAGAATGAAATCAATGCCGGCCGCTATCGGCGTATTAAACCCATCTGGGTGCAAGATGAGCAAGGCAAGTACCGTATTTTTTATCGATTGAGCGCAACTCGTGAACAATATGACATAAAAACCAAATACGCATTTCTTGATATCGAAGGTAACCCGCTGCCTCTTCACCATTCCGAGAAACTAGCAGCTGAATTGATGACATTACACCCTGTTATTCGCCTTAAAGACTCACGCCGATTCGAACGACCTTTTGACGCATCCAATGGATTCAACACCCGCGTCGAAAAACGGATCAATAACACTTGTCGCCGATTAATGGCGCTACCTGGTCATGTCAACAAAGGGGAAATGAAAAGTAGTTTAAATTCAATGAATACCTTGGTTGAGCACTACTTTAGCTTTAAAAGTAGTTCACGTAAGAATCCAAGAAAGCAAAGAGATGGTTTGTTCTACAGTGCAACAACTAACGAAAAAAGCATCTCTCAAGTTGTCGAAGAAACCAAGAATAAACAAACTCGCTTACTTTTTATGGGTTTACTAAATGCTTATTTGCAAGCAAAAGGACCGACAGAGTTAAGGCGTTGTGCTCGACCTTTGTTGATCATTGAAGATCCCGAAGGACGCTTGCACCCTACACACCTAGCAAGAGCTTGGAGCTTGTTGCAACTGCTTCCCATGCAAAAGATCTTAACCACCAACAGTGGTGATTTACTCGCACAAGTGCCAATCCACAGTATCCGACGTCTCGTGCGTCAATCAGACCGCACGGTGACTCGCTATCTGTCTCAGCAAAGTTTGGGGAAAGATGATTTAAGGCGGATTGGCTTTCATATCCGGTTTCATCGGCCCGGTGCTTTATTCGCTCGCTGTTGGCTTCTTGTGGAAGGCGAAACCGAAGTATGGTTATTTAACGAACTCGCCAATCAATGTGGCTATAACTTAGCTGCAGAAGGCGTTCAGATCATCGAATTTGCCCAATCCGGGCTTCGCTCCTTGATTAAGATTGCCAAAGCATTTGGTATCGATTGGCATGTGGTTACAGATGGGGACGCAGCTGGGAAAAAGTATGCGACAGCGGTACGCGCTCAGCTCGAGCACGATCAAGAACGGCACAGATTAACCGAATTACCTGATAGAGATATTGAGCATTTCTTGTACAACAATGGCTTTGAGTTCTTTTTCAAAGACATGATCAAAATCCCTCACGATCACCCTATTCCTGCCAAAAAAGTAGTTACCCGGGTATTGAAGAAATTTGCTAAACCCGATCTGGCTTTAGCTATCGTGTCACACTGTGAAGATAAAGGAATGGAATGTATCCCACTCTTATTGAGGTGGACACTCAAACGGTGTGTCACAATGGCAAATGGCAATACCTAG
- a CDS encoding DUF1097 domain-containing protein — MSTLFAISLTTGILSGVWGWVAVSLGLLSWAGFLGCTSYFASPKSGVVGLLQSLLTNMAGVFWALVIIHLSNFVSLEIMGYVITAVVAFFMCIQAKQQWLSYIPGTFIGSCATFAADGNWSLVVPSLILGGIFGYLMKASGLWLHQKSNQPKTSNDAKLSTRA, encoded by the coding sequence ATGAGCACTTTATTCGCCATTTCACTCACTACTGGTATCTTGTCCGGAGTATGGGGATGGGTGGCTGTGTCTTTGGGTTTGTTATCTTGGGCGGGCTTTTTAGGCTGTACCAGTTATTTTGCATCTCCAAAGAGCGGTGTTGTCGGTCTTTTACAAAGTTTGTTGACGAATATGGCAGGCGTTTTTTGGGCACTGGTTATTATCCATCTGTCCAATTTTGTTTCTCTTGAAATAATGGGTTATGTCATTACTGCTGTAGTAGCATTTTTCATGTGTATTCAAGCGAAGCAACAATGGCTGAGTTATATACCGGGCACCTTTATAGGCTCTTGTGCGACCTTTGCCGCTGATGGGAATTGGAGCTTAGTGGTTCCGTCTCTTATTTTAGGTGGCATATTTGGCTACTTAATGAAAGCAAGCGGTTTGTGGCTGCATCAGAAATCAAATCAACCTAAAACAAGTAATGACGCTAAGCTTTCTACACGAGCTTAA
- a CDS encoding LysR substrate-binding domain-containing protein, protein MRYSLKQLAVFDAVADSGSVSLAAEKLALTQSATSMSLAQLEKMLGRPLFERQGKQMALTHWGMWLRPKAKRLLQDAKQIQMGFYEQHLLSGELRLGASQTPAEHLVPDLISIIDNDFPEMRISLKVKSTNSVIEGVLDYKYDLGVIEGRCDDNRIHQEVWCRDHLTVVAAAHHPYARSERVSLAQLEQAKWVLREHGSGTRKIFDSSIHHLIEDLDVWREYEHVPVLRSMVAHGQYLTCLPYLDVEKFIESGQLVALNVPELNMERTLSFIWRADMVENPLAECIKREGLRMMKGKPSVL, encoded by the coding sequence GTGCGCTATTCATTAAAGCAACTTGCGGTATTTGATGCCGTCGCAGATTCAGGCAGCGTAAGCCTAGCGGCTGAAAAGCTTGCATTAACACAGTCAGCGACGAGTATGTCGCTCGCACAACTAGAGAAGATGCTAGGTCGTCCTTTGTTTGAAAGGCAAGGCAAGCAAATGGCCTTAACCCATTGGGGGATGTGGTTAAGGCCAAAAGCAAAACGCTTACTGCAAGATGCAAAGCAAATACAAATGGGGTTCTATGAACAACATTTGCTCAGCGGAGAATTAAGGCTCGGTGCGAGTCAAACACCAGCAGAACATTTGGTTCCGGATCTTATCAGCATTATTGATAATGACTTCCCTGAAATGCGCATATCACTGAAAGTGAAGAGTACCAACAGCGTAATTGAAGGGGTGCTGGATTATAAATATGACTTAGGCGTTATAGAGGGGCGTTGTGATGATAATCGGATTCACCAAGAAGTATGGTGTCGAGATCATTTAACAGTCGTTGCCGCTGCACACCATCCCTATGCGCGTTCTGAGCGTGTGAGTCTAGCGCAATTAGAACAAGCAAAGTGGGTTTTACGAGAGCACGGTTCTGGTACTCGAAAGATTTTTGATAGCTCCATTCACCATCTTATTGAAGATTTAGATGTTTGGCGTGAGTACGAACATGTGCCTGTATTAAGAAGTATGGTTGCTCACGGCCAATATCTAACGTGTCTACCGTACCTCGATGTAGAAAAGTTTATTGAGAGCGGGCAATTAGTTGCACTTAATGTTCCTGAGTTGAACATGGAACGTACACTGTCTTTCATATGGCGAGCAGATATGGTTGAAAACCCTTTAGCAGAGTGCATCAAGCGTGAAGGGTTGCGAATGATGAAAGGAAAACCATCAGTTCTATAA
- the focA gene encoding formate transporter FocA: MSAETNHQYFSPAEMMAEAEKFALSKAKKSDGMILSLSVMAGAFIGLAFLFYITVTTGSADAGWGLSRLAGGLAFSMGLILIVICGGELFTSSVLSSISWANKQISFGKMLSIWGKVYVGNFIGAMFLLLLVSAAGLYQLDHGQWGLNALNIAQHKLHHSPIQAFSLGVLCNLLVCLAIWLTFSSANAMTKAAMTIMPVAMFVSTGFEHCVANMFMVPLGIVIQNFAPNSFWLEAGVSASQYADLNIYQFVTANLIPVTLGNIVGGAVLVGLANWCIYRRPQLKAANVSTITNTTQITTVKDIIMNSNITVKEIMNTRPLTLSVEMPTAVAIDTLLANHLDGAPVCDVEGRLVGFFSAHDVMVDLWCQDYIPSTEQKVVDLMSRDVIAIDAADKLVDVTEFLCIDKEQLYPTSGMGIATRMTSLSLEERAKSMKVNKPHMLPVLENGQLIGVLCREHVLKALRDVYGERLTVVNQQELETA; encoded by the coding sequence ATGTCAGCTGAAACTAATCATCAATACTTTTCTCCTGCAGAGATGATGGCAGAAGCCGAAAAGTTCGCTTTGAGCAAAGCAAAGAAAAGTGACGGGATGATCTTAAGCTTGTCAGTTATGGCGGGGGCTTTTATCGGATTAGCCTTTCTTTTCTACATCACAGTGACCACAGGCAGTGCTGATGCAGGATGGGGATTAAGCCGACTCGCTGGCGGTCTGGCATTCAGTATGGGGTTAATACTGATTGTAATATGCGGCGGAGAACTGTTTACCAGCTCAGTGTTATCGAGCATTTCTTGGGCAAATAAACAGATCAGCTTCGGAAAAATGCTCTCAATTTGGGGCAAGGTGTATGTCGGTAACTTTATCGGCGCAATGTTTTTGCTCCTTTTAGTATCCGCAGCCGGTCTGTATCAATTGGATCACGGTCAATGGGGCTTAAACGCTCTAAATATTGCTCAGCACAAGCTTCACCATTCACCAATTCAAGCATTTTCTCTTGGTGTGTTGTGTAACTTACTCGTGTGCTTAGCAATTTGGCTAACGTTCAGTAGCGCAAATGCCATGACAAAAGCGGCGATGACCATTATGCCTGTCGCCATGTTTGTCTCTACTGGCTTTGAGCACTGTGTTGCCAACATGTTCATGGTGCCACTAGGCATCGTCATTCAAAATTTTGCACCAAATAGTTTTTGGCTAGAAGCTGGCGTCAGTGCCAGTCAATACGCTGATCTTAATATTTACCAATTTGTTACTGCCAACCTAATCCCAGTCACACTGGGCAACATTGTCGGTGGCGCCGTATTAGTTGGACTTGCCAACTGGTGTATCTACCGTCGTCCGCAACTTAAAGCGGCGAACGTATCAACGATTACAAATACAACTCAAATTACGACAGTTAAGGACATCATTATGAACAGCAACATCACCGTTAAAGAAATTATGAACACTCGCCCACTAACTCTTTCTGTAGAAATGCCAACAGCAGTCGCGATTGACACTCTACTCGCTAACCATCTTGATGGCGCGCCGGTGTGTGATGTTGAAGGTCGTTTGGTTGGTTTTTTCTCTGCTCACGATGTCATGGTTGATTTGTGGTGTCAGGATTACATTCCAAGTACGGAACAAAAAGTAGTGGATTTGATGTCACGTGATGTGATCGCAATAGATGCAGCAGATAAGCTGGTAGATGTTACTGAATTTCTGTGTATTGACAAAGAGCAGCTATACCCAACAAGCGGAATGGGCATTGCAACACGTATGACGTCACTATCTCTAGAAGAGCGCGCAAAGAGCATGAAGGTAAATAAACCACACATGTTACCTGTGCTTGAAAATGGACAACTCATTGGCGTTCTTTGCCGCGAACATGTTTTGAAAGCATTACGAGATGTTTACGGAGAACGTTTAACCGTGGTTAATCAACAAGAGCTTGAAACCGCATAA